A genomic window from Paucibacter sp. KCTC 42545 includes:
- the folD gene encoding bifunctional methylenetetrahydrofolate dehydrogenase/methenyltetrahydrofolate cyclohydrolase FolD: MTAQLIDGNALSQQVRAEVAQRAAALTAKGVKPGLAVVLVGDNPASQVYVRNKVKACQDAGLHSVLEKYEATMSEAELLARIDALNNDPSIHGILVQLPLPKHIDDHKVIEAISPAKDVDGFAIESAGALMVGEAGFKACTPYGCMKMLESIGMMDLRGKHAVVIGRSNIVGKPMAMMLLQANATVTVCHSGTTDLAHHTRQADIVVAAVGKRDVLTADMVKPGAVVIDVGMNRNDEGKLCGDVDFAGVKEVAGWITPVPGGVGPMTITMLLVNTMESAERTAALAG; encoded by the coding sequence ATGACAGCCCAACTCATCGACGGCAACGCCCTGTCCCAACAAGTCCGCGCCGAAGTGGCGCAGCGCGCTGCGGCGCTGACCGCCAAGGGTGTGAAGCCCGGCCTGGCCGTGGTGCTGGTGGGCGACAACCCGGCCTCCCAGGTGTATGTGCGCAACAAGGTCAAGGCCTGCCAAGACGCCGGCCTGCACTCGGTGCTGGAGAAGTACGAAGCCACGATGAGCGAGGCCGAACTGCTGGCCCGCATCGACGCACTCAACAATGACCCCAGCATCCACGGCATCTTGGTGCAACTGCCCCTGCCCAAGCACATCGACGACCACAAGGTCATCGAAGCCATCTCTCCGGCCAAGGACGTGGACGGCTTCGCGATTGAGAGCGCCGGCGCACTGATGGTCGGCGAGGCTGGCTTCAAGGCCTGCACCCCTTACGGCTGCATGAAGATGCTGGAGAGCATCGGCATGATGGACCTGCGCGGCAAGCACGCCGTGGTGATCGGCCGCTCCAACATCGTCGGCAAGCCCATGGCCATGATGCTCTTGCAGGCCAATGCCACCGTAACGGTCTGCCACAGCGGTACCACTGACTTGGCCCACCACACCCGCCAAGCAGACATCGTCGTAGCCGCCGTGGGCAAGCGCGATGTGCTGACCGCCGATATGGTCAAGCCCGGCGCTGTGGTCATCGATGTGGGCATGAACCGCAATGATGAAGGCAAGCTCTGCGGCGACGTCGACTTCGCCGGCGTCAAGGAAGTGGCCGGCTGGATCACCCCGGTGCCCGGCGGCGTTGGCCCCATGACCATCACCATGCTCCTGGTCAACACCATGGAATCGGCTGAACGAACTGCAGCCTTGGCCGGCTAA
- a CDS encoding response regulator transcription factor, translating to MSLIPKKGNVYVVDDDEAVRDSLQWLLEGKDYRVKCFDSAESFLSRYDPREVACLIADIRMEGMSGLELQDRLLERKSPLPVVFITGHGDVPMAVQTMKKGAMDFIEKPFKEDELVNLVERMLDQARNAFSTHQEAASRDALLSRLTTREAQVLERIVAGRLNKQIADDLGISIKTVEAHRANIMEKLNANTVADLLKIALGAPAKA from the coding sequence ATGAGTCTGATTCCGAAAAAGGGTAATGTCTACGTTGTCGATGACGACGAGGCCGTACGCGATTCCTTGCAATGGCTGCTCGAAGGCAAGGATTACCGCGTCAAGTGCTTTGACTCCGCCGAGTCCTTCCTGAGCCGCTACGACCCCCGCGAAGTTGCCTGCCTGATCGCCGACATCCGCATGGAAGGCATGAGCGGCCTGGAGTTGCAAGACCGCCTGCTCGAGCGCAAGAGCCCCCTGCCCGTGGTCTTCATCACCGGCCACGGCGATGTGCCCATGGCCGTGCAGACCATGAAGAAGGGCGCGATGGACTTCATCGAAAAGCCCTTCAAGGAAGACGAATTGGTCAACCTGGTTGAGCGCATGCTGGACCAGGCCCGCAACGCCTTCTCCACCCACCAAGAAGCCGCCAGCCGCGACGCCCTGCTGTCCCGCCTGACCACGCGTGAAGCCCAGGTGCTGGAGCGCATCGTCGCCGGCCGCCTGAACAAGCAGATCGCCGACGACCTCGGCATCAGCATCAAAACGGTGGAAGCGCACCGCGCCAACATCATGGAAAAGCTCAATGCCAACACGGTGGCCGATCTGCTCAAGATCGCACTCGGCGCCCCGGCCAAGGCCTGA
- a CDS encoding PAS domain S-box protein: protein MVWWRRQSPSRQDRFATLGPLISVLLFLMAIILAFWYLRNEEVERETEAVKRDTEIAQQQIRLRLIENQEQLVRIAREIATRATDAQEFSTQAATFARERPEITHVTWLSSRRDRRASVSAAGFQADSLMVPDGNDPSMPMANQSNAPTLAFEAARERRAPVYSAPFRDANNTTVFQIQVPLLDRNGFSGVVIAEYSVEALLRYYIPSEVASRHVVSVLDSGEQVVSSTVTPMPGKPTKLPSILHEVPLAPALNGLVLRGEGYRSSFGLISNTLFWMVVALSTLTVWMLLGTWRHMRRRLQIQNALSSEMNFRRAMENSMLTGMRAMDMESRISYVNPAFCAMTGFSEAELVGRKPPFPFWPPDRFEENGRLLAQEINGRSPAGGAEVKIMRKDGSIFDGRIYLSPLVDAKGKQSGWMTSMTNITEAKRVRDQLSASHERFTTVLEGLDAAVSVLSVQQGELLFANRSYRLWFGADPAGHAQLSGSQLGRSAGPDVDEEVDDYSGLPAQHLTETGSDPREVYVESLEMWFDVRSRYLQWTDGRLAQMLIATDITTRRKAEALAASQAEKAQMTSRLMTMGEMASSVAHELNQPLTAITNYCNGMVSRVRNDAIQKEDLLAALEKTAKQAARAGQIIHRIRNFVKRSEPKREAANAYDIVEDAVELAGIELRRRNVAIHTYIAQRLPQLMVDPILIEQVLMNLLKNAAEAIDNAGLPASRRHIELRVVPKHTPELGGHIDFSVTDMGPGMPEEVISRMYEAFFSTKSDGLGIGLGLCRSIVESHQGRIRAENLYNGDAVVGCRFAFSIPVDISRTEVPTGASVSGTNQIATP from the coding sequence ATGGTTTGGTGGCGCCGTCAGTCGCCCTCGCGGCAAGACCGCTTCGCGACCTTAGGCCCGCTGATTTCGGTGCTGCTGTTCCTGATGGCCATCATCTTGGCCTTTTGGTATTTGCGGAACGAGGAAGTTGAGCGCGAGACTGAAGCCGTTAAGCGCGACACCGAAATTGCCCAGCAGCAAATTCGCCTGCGTTTGATCGAGAACCAAGAGCAGTTGGTGCGCATCGCCCGCGAGATCGCGACCCGCGCCACGGACGCGCAAGAGTTCTCGACCCAGGCCGCCACCTTCGCCCGCGAGCGCCCCGAGATCACCCATGTGACCTGGTTGTCTAGCCGGCGCGATCGCCGCGCCAGCGTCAGCGCCGCCGGCTTTCAGGCCGACAGCCTGATGGTGCCGGACGGCAATGACCCCTCCATGCCCATGGCCAACCAGTCCAATGCGCCAACGCTGGCCTTCGAGGCCGCACGCGAACGCCGGGCACCGGTCTACTCGGCCCCTTTCCGCGACGCCAACAACACCACCGTGTTCCAGATTCAGGTGCCTTTGCTGGATCGCAATGGCTTCTCAGGCGTGGTGATTGCCGAGTACTCGGTAGAGGCCTTGCTGCGCTATTACATCCCCAGCGAGGTCGCCTCGCGCCATGTGGTCAGCGTACTGGACTCGGGCGAGCAAGTGGTCTCCAGCACCGTCACCCCCATGCCGGGCAAACCGACCAAGCTGCCGTCCATCCTGCATGAGGTGCCGCTGGCCCCGGCGCTGAACGGCTTGGTGCTGCGCGGCGAGGGCTATCGAAGCAGCTTCGGTCTGATCAGCAACACCTTGTTCTGGATGGTGGTGGCGCTGTCGACCCTGACGGTGTGGATGCTCCTGGGCACCTGGCGCCATATGCGCCGGCGCCTGCAGATTCAGAACGCCTTGAGTTCGGAGATGAACTTCCGCCGCGCGATGGAGAATTCCATGCTGACCGGCATGAGGGCCATGGACATGGAGTCACGCATCTCCTACGTCAACCCGGCTTTTTGCGCCATGACCGGCTTCTCGGAAGCCGAGTTGGTGGGCCGCAAGCCGCCCTTCCCTTTCTGGCCGCCGGACCGCTTTGAAGAAAACGGCCGCCTGCTGGCGCAAGAGATCAACGGCCGCAGCCCGGCAGGTGGCGCCGAGGTCAAGATCATGCGCAAGGACGGCAGCATTTTTGACGGCCGCATCTACCTCTCACCCCTGGTGGATGCCAAGGGCAAGCAAAGCGGCTGGATGACCTCGATGACCAATATCACCGAGGCCAAACGCGTGCGCGATCAGCTTTCCGCCTCGCACGAACGTTTCACCACGGTGTTGGAAGGCCTGGACGCGGCCGTGTCGGTGCTCTCAGTGCAGCAGGGCGAGTTGCTCTTCGCCAACCGCAGCTACCGGCTCTGGTTCGGCGCCGACCCGGCCGGCCACGCCCAGCTCTCCGGCAGCCAGCTGGGCCGCAGCGCCGGGCCGGATGTGGATGAGGAGGTGGACGACTACTCCGGCCTGCCCGCCCAGCATCTGACCGAAACCGGCTCCGACCCGCGCGAGGTCTATGTCGAGTCGCTGGAGATGTGGTTCGACGTGCGCAGCCGCTATCTGCAATGGACCGATGGCCGCTTGGCGCAGATGCTGATCGCCACCGACATCACCACCCGCCGCAAGGCCGAGGCCCTGGCCGCCAGCCAGGCCGAGAAGGCGCAGATGACCAGCCGCCTGATGACCATGGGCGAGATGGCGTCCAGCGTGGCGCATGAGCTGAACCAGCCGCTCACCGCCATCACCAATTACTGCAACGGCATGGTCAGCCGGGTGCGCAACGACGCGATTCAAAAAGAAGACCTGCTGGCCGCGCTGGAGAAAACCGCCAAGCAAGCGGCGCGCGCCGGGCAGATCATTCACCGCATCCGCAACTTCGTGAAGCGCAGCGAGCCCAAGCGCGAAGCGGCCAATGCCTACGACATCGTCGAGGACGCGGTCGAGTTGGCCGGCATCGAGCTGCGGCGCCGCAATGTCGCCATCCACACCTATATCGCGCAGCGCCTGCCGCAGCTGATGGTGGACCCCATCCTGATCGAACAGGTCTTGATGAATCTGCTGAAGAACGCGGCGGAAGCGATCGACAACGCCGGCCTGCCGGCCTCGCGCCGCCACATTGAGCTGCGCGTGGTGCCCAAGCACACGCCCGAATTGGGCGGGCACATAGACTTCAGCGTCACCGATATGGGCCCGGGCATGCCCGAAGAAGTGATCTCCAGAATGTACGAGGCCTTTTTCTCCACCAAGTCCGACGGTTTGGGCATCGGCCTAGGGTTATGCCGGTCTATCGTCGAGTCTCACCAGGGTCGGATCAGGGCTGAGAACTTATACAATGGGGACGCAGTTGTAGGCTGCAGGTTCGCCTTCAGCATTCCAGTAGACATCTCACGCACTGAGGTCCCCACAGGGGCATCGGTCAGCGGCACAAACCAAATAGCGACACCATGA
- the aceE gene encoding pyruvate dehydrogenase (acetyl-transferring), homodimeric type: MSAQPQSFLGAAATDTDSLETKEWLDALSAVIGEEGGERAHFLLESLIDHARQAGIDVPFSANTAYVNTIPANQEVRCPGNIEIEKRLRAYMRWNAMAMVVRANRLNPADGGDLGGHIGSFASLASMLGAGFNHFWHAESENHGGDLLYIQGHSAPGIYARAFLEGRLSEAQLDNFRQEVDGQGLSSYPHPKLMPEFWQFPTVSMGLGPLMAIYQARFLKYLHARGIANTENRKVWAFMGDGEMDEPESLGAIGLAAREGLDNLVFVINCNLQRLDGPVRGNGKIIQELEGEFRGSGWNVIKLIWGKGWDELLARDKSGKLKQLMMETVDGDYQAMKANDGAFVRKNFFGKYPETAKLVEHMSDEEIFELRRGGHQPEKVFAAFHAAHNNNSGQPTLLLVKTVKGYGMGKAGEGKNTVHQTKKLTDEDIKYIRDRFGIPIPDSELPKLPYYKPADDTPEMRYLHERRQALGGYLPKRRVKADETFTVPPLSTFQAVLDATAEGREISTTQAYVRFLTQLLRDKDLGPRTVPILVDEARTFGMEGLFRQIGIYNPKGQLYTPVDKDQVMYYREAKDGQILQEGINEAGGMASWIAAATSYSTNNRVMIPFYVYYSMFGFQRIGDLAWAAGDMQARGFLLGGTSGRTTLNGEGLQHEDGHSHILAGTIPNCVSYDPTFAHEVAVILHSGLKRMVENQENIYFYITLLNENYPMPGLRAGTEEQILKGMYLLDPAAANADAKLTVNLLGSGTILRESLAAKDLLEQDWGVAANVWSCPSFNELARDGQDVERYNLLHPTAEQRVSFVAQQLSQTSGPVIASTDYMKNYAEQIRAYVPAGRTYKVLGTDGFGRSDFRSKLREHFEINRHYIVVAALNTLADEGKLPKAKVAEAIAKYGIKADKINPLYA; this comes from the coding sequence ATGTCCGCGCAGCCACAGTCTTTTCTAGGCGCAGCCGCCACTGACACCGATTCGCTGGAAACCAAGGAATGGTTGGACGCGCTGTCCGCCGTGATTGGTGAAGAGGGTGGTGAGCGTGCGCATTTCTTGCTCGAAAGCCTGATCGATCATGCCCGCCAAGCCGGCATCGACGTGCCGTTCTCGGCCAATACGGCTTACGTCAACACCATTCCTGCCAACCAGGAAGTGCGTTGCCCCGGCAATATCGAAATCGAAAAGCGCCTGCGCGCCTATATGCGCTGGAATGCCATGGCCATGGTGGTGCGGGCCAATCGCCTGAACCCGGCTGACGGCGGCGACCTGGGCGGCCATATCGGCTCCTTCGCCTCACTGGCTTCGATGTTGGGCGCCGGCTTCAACCATTTCTGGCATGCCGAGAGTGAAAACCACGGCGGCGATCTGCTCTATATCCAAGGCCACAGCGCGCCCGGCATCTATGCCCGCGCTTTCCTGGAAGGCCGCCTGTCCGAAGCGCAGCTCGACAACTTCCGCCAGGAAGTGGACGGCCAAGGCCTGTCCAGCTACCCGCATCCCAAGCTGATGCCCGAGTTCTGGCAGTTCCCCACCGTCTCAATGGGCTTGGGCCCTTTGATGGCCATCTACCAGGCGCGCTTCCTGAAGTATCTGCATGCTCGCGGCATTGCCAATACCGAGAACCGCAAGGTCTGGGCCTTTATGGGCGACGGCGAGATGGACGAGCCGGAATCGCTGGGCGCCATTGGCCTCGCCGCGCGCGAAGGTTTGGACAATCTGGTCTTCGTCATCAACTGCAATCTGCAGCGCCTGGACGGCCCAGTGCGCGGCAACGGCAAGATCATCCAAGAGCTGGAAGGCGAGTTCCGCGGCAGCGGCTGGAACGTCATCAAGCTGATCTGGGGCAAGGGCTGGGACGAGCTGCTGGCTCGCGACAAGAGCGGCAAGTTGAAGCAGCTGATGATGGAAACCGTGGACGGTGACTATCAAGCCATGAAGGCCAATGACGGCGCCTTTGTGCGCAAGAACTTCTTCGGCAAGTACCCCGAGACCGCCAAGCTGGTCGAGCACATGAGCGACGAAGAGATCTTCGAGCTGCGCCGCGGTGGCCACCAGCCCGAGAAGGTCTTTGCTGCGTTCCATGCGGCCCACAACAACAACTCGGGTCAGCCCACGCTCTTGCTGGTCAAGACGGTTAAGGGCTATGGCATGGGCAAGGCCGGTGAAGGCAAGAACACCGTTCACCAGACCAAGAAACTGACGGATGAGGACATCAAGTACATCCGCGACCGCTTCGGTATCCCGATTCCTGACAGCGAGCTGCCCAAGCTGCCGTACTACAAGCCGGCCGACGACACGCCCGAAATGCGCTATCTGCACGAGCGCCGTCAGGCCCTGGGCGGCTACCTGCCCAAGCGCCGCGTCAAGGCCGACGAGACCTTCACCGTTCCGCCCCTGAGCACCTTCCAAGCCGTGCTGGACGCGACCGCCGAAGGCCGTGAAATCTCGACTACCCAAGCCTATGTGCGCTTCCTGACGCAGCTGCTGCGCGACAAGGATCTGGGCCCGCGCACCGTGCCCATCCTGGTTGACGAAGCGCGCACCTTCGGCATGGAAGGCCTGTTCCGCCAGATCGGTATCTACAACCCCAAGGGTCAGCTCTACACGCCGGTCGACAAAGACCAGGTGATGTACTACCGCGAGGCCAAGGACGGCCAGATCCTGCAAGAAGGCATCAACGAAGCCGGCGGCATGGCCAGCTGGATCGCTGCGGCCACGAGCTACTCGACGAACAACCGGGTGATGATCCCGTTCTACGTCTACTACTCGATGTTCGGCTTCCAGCGCATCGGTGACCTGGCCTGGGCGGCCGGCGATATGCAAGCGCGCGGCTTCTTGCTGGGCGGCACCTCGGGCCGCACCACGCTGAACGGCGAAGGCCTGCAGCACGAAGATGGCCACAGCCACATTCTGGCCGGCACCATCCCCAACTGCGTGAGCTACGACCCGACCTTCGCGCACGAAGTGGCGGTGATCCTGCACAGCGGACTGAAGCGCATGGTGGAGAACCAAGAGAACATCTACTTCTACATCACCCTGCTGAACGAGAACTACCCCATGCCTGGCCTGCGTGCCGGCACGGAAGAGCAGATTCTGAAGGGCATGTATCTGCTGGATCCGGCTGCCGCTAACGCCGATGCCAAGCTGACGGTGAACCTGCTGGGCTCGGGCACCATCCTGCGCGAAAGCCTGGCCGCCAAGGACTTGCTGGAGCAGGACTGGGGCGTGGCCGCCAATGTGTGGAGCTGCCCAAGCTTCAACGAACTGGCCCGCGACGGCCAGGATGTGGAGCGCTACAACCTGCTGCACCCCACCGCCGAGCAACGCGTGTCCTTCGTGGCTCAGCAGCTGAGCCAGACCAGCGGCCCGGTGATTGCCTCGACCGACTATATGAAGAACTACGCGGAGCAGATCCGCGCCTACGTGCCGGCCGGTCGCACTTACAAGGTCTTGGGTACCGACGGCTTTGGCCGTTCGGACTTCCGCTCCAAGCTGCGTGAGCACTTCGAGATCAACCGTCACTACATCGTGGTGGCCGCGCTGAATACCCTGGCCGACGAGGGCAAGCTGCCTAAGGCAAAGGTGGCCGAAGCGATCGCGAAGTACGGCATCAAGGCTGACAAGATCAACCCTCTGTACGCATAA